In one window of Nakamurella sp. PAMC28650 DNA:
- a CDS encoding bifunctional diguanylate cyclase/phosphodiesterase — protein MDAVDDGLLGGAGRMPGVPFEDLVALVAQRFQTKTAAVCRVGPDRSRLRSAMGNGAAGYVVDGGFCETVADTRSTLIVPDALLSDRFANNPAVTGIDRLRFFVGVPLLSKDGAVLGVLSTWDTRPREPSSDDILALEQFGRHASTMIELHGVAVELEREREVLTTTGYLLEMIVAGAELPSVLEALATATEAAIDGTRCSIHLLDGMVLRQGASPSLPEAYRLAIDGAEIGPLVGSCGTAAYTGRTVIVPDIEFDPRWKDWWHLAVPFGLRACWSVPIVGTSGVVLGTFALYYDEVRVPGTDELDRLARWVNLAEVAISRARDITALRTAATLDSLTSLVNRSEVTGRIRAAVAMTGRRAAVLFLDLDQFKFVNDTLGHAAGDEFLRVVADRLTDCAGAQDTVARFGGDEFLVLRPHCEGLSEVEALARRMITALHRPMTIAGRSLSLSASVGIALQRPEHRPDGPSDLVSDADLAMYAAKRTGRNSVAVFTPALRAEAAARLSLEADLNVALVNGELECAYQPTIAMDSGRILDVEALLRWNSPTRGSVPPLDFISVAEASGLIGDFGKFVLQRSCRQMVAWRSAAGWQDVVMWVNVSARQLLDPGFADLVDRVLVESGLPAENLGLEVTESTFIEDSDMARTTLLQVRTQGVHVAIDDFGTGYSSLAQLEYLPVDVLKIDRRFTAEIATSGTGAGLVSAILTLAATMGLRVVAEGVETVVQRQLLLQLGCRSGQGYLWSRPLPPEAFTDSLWQFTHRGQTGPHDGQIRPYGPW, from the coding sequence ATGGATGCGGTGGACGACGGCTTGCTCGGCGGGGCCGGGCGGATGCCAGGGGTGCCGTTCGAGGACCTCGTGGCACTCGTCGCACAGCGATTCCAGACCAAGACCGCCGCCGTCTGCAGGGTCGGGCCGGACCGCAGCCGCCTGAGATCGGCGATGGGTAACGGCGCTGCCGGGTACGTGGTGGACGGCGGCTTCTGCGAGACCGTGGCCGACACCCGGTCGACGCTGATCGTTCCGGATGCGCTGCTCAGCGACCGGTTTGCGAACAATCCCGCCGTCACCGGCATCGATCGGCTCCGCTTCTTCGTCGGGGTCCCGTTGCTCTCGAAGGACGGCGCGGTGCTGGGCGTCCTGTCCACCTGGGACACCCGCCCCCGCGAACCGAGCTCCGACGACATCCTGGCCCTCGAGCAGTTCGGCCGGCACGCCAGCACCATGATCGAACTCCACGGGGTGGCCGTCGAGCTGGAGCGCGAACGGGAGGTGCTGACCACCACCGGCTATCTGCTGGAGATGATCGTCGCGGGCGCCGAACTCCCGAGCGTGCTCGAAGCTCTCGCGACCGCCACCGAGGCGGCCATCGACGGCACCCGGTGCTCCATCCACCTGCTCGACGGCATGGTCCTGAGGCAGGGGGCGAGCCCGAGCCTTCCCGAGGCCTACCGGCTCGCCATCGACGGCGCCGAGATCGGCCCGTTGGTCGGCTCCTGCGGTACCGCCGCCTACACCGGCCGGACCGTGATCGTCCCCGACATCGAGTTCGATCCGCGCTGGAAGGACTGGTGGCATCTGGCCGTGCCGTTCGGGCTGCGCGCCTGCTGGTCCGTGCCGATCGTCGGGACCAGCGGAGTGGTGCTCGGTACGTTCGCGCTCTACTACGACGAGGTCAGGGTTCCGGGGACGGACGAGCTGGATCGGCTGGCCCGGTGGGTCAACCTGGCCGAGGTGGCCATCTCCCGGGCCAGGGACATCACTGCGCTGCGGACGGCGGCGACGCTGGACTCGTTGACCTCCCTGGTGAACCGGTCCGAGGTCACCGGGCGGATCCGGGCGGCCGTGGCGATGACGGGCCGCCGCGCCGCGGTGCTGTTCCTGGACCTCGATCAGTTCAAGTTCGTCAACGACACCCTCGGTCACGCGGCCGGTGACGAGTTCCTCCGGGTGGTGGCGGACCGGCTGACCGACTGCGCCGGCGCCCAGGACACGGTGGCCAGGTTCGGCGGCGACGAGTTCCTGGTGCTCCGACCGCACTGCGAGGGGCTGAGCGAGGTGGAAGCCCTGGCGCGCAGGATGATCACGGCCCTGCACCGTCCGATGACGATCGCCGGCCGTTCACTCTCGCTGTCGGCCAGCGTGGGGATCGCCCTGCAGCGGCCCGAGCATCGTCCGGACGGTCCGTCCGACCTGGTCAGCGACGCCGATCTGGCGATGTACGCGGCGAAGCGGACCGGGCGCAACTCGGTGGCGGTGTTCACCCCCGCCCTGCGTGCCGAGGCGGCCGCCCGCCTCAGCCTGGAGGCCGATCTGAACGTCGCGCTCGTCAACGGTGAGCTGGAATGCGCCTACCAGCCGACCATCGCGATGGACTCCGGCCGGATCCTGGACGTCGAGGCGTTGCTGCGGTGGAACTCCCCGACACGAGGGTCGGTGCCGCCTTTGGATTTTATCTCGGTGGCCGAGGCCAGTGGCCTGATCGGCGATTTCGGGAAGTTCGTACTGCAGCGCTCGTGTCGTCAGATGGTGGCCTGGCGGTCGGCGGCCGGATGGCAGGACGTGGTGATGTGGGTCAACGTTTCCGCACGGCAGTTGCTCGATCCGGGATTCGCCGACCTGGTCGATCGTGTCCTGGTCGAAAGTGGTCTGCCGGCCGAGAATCTCGGCCTGGAGGTCACCGAGAGCACCTTCATCGAGGACTCCGACATGGCCAGGACCACCCTGCTGCAGGTACGCACCCAGGGGGTGCACGTCGCCATCGACGATTTCGGCACGGGCTACTCCTCACTCGCCCAACTGGAGTACCTGCCGGTGGACGTGCTCAAGATCGACCGCCGGTTCACGGCCGAGATCGCCACCAGTGGAACGGGTGCCGGACTGGTCTCGGCGATTCTCACGCTGGCCGCGACGATGGGGCTGCGGGTGGTCGCCGAGGGCGTCGAGACGGTGGTGCAGCGACAGTTGCTCCTGCAGCTGGGATGCCGGTCCGGGCAGGGCTACCTCTGGTCCAGACCTCTACCGCCGGAAGCATTCACCGACTCGCTCTGGCAGTTCACCCACCGAGGGCAGACCGGTCCCCACGACGGTCAGATCAGGCCGTACGGGCCGTGGTAG
- a CDS encoding LysR family transcriptional regulator: protein MDTDALRWFQQIADGVTMTEVSEIEFITQSGVSRALSRLEADVGTQLLRRTGRNLRMTSAGAAFKRHVDALLHQLDDGLAAVDQLIDPETGIVALASQLSLGTWLVPNLVGSFRRTHADVRFELQQVRDNQTTAVLQDTRLDLEITTVRPTDRTVTWHPLLTEPLWLAVPQEHELATRRHVRLSEVSREPFLMLRRPSLLRHQTEELCEQAGFEPAVAFEGEDIPTLRGFVTAGLGVAVVPALHLGSPEALTGVVHHLQITDAGAAREIGLGWSSERKTLPSAELFRQHIIDRSGAGDLPAVAPMF, encoded by the coding sequence ATGGACACGGATGCCCTGCGTTGGTTCCAGCAGATCGCCGACGGCGTGACGATGACCGAGGTCAGCGAGATCGAGTTCATCACGCAGTCCGGCGTGTCCCGCGCCCTGTCGCGACTGGAGGCCGACGTCGGCACCCAACTGCTCCGCCGGACCGGACGAAACCTCCGGATGACCTCCGCGGGAGCGGCTTTCAAGCGTCACGTCGACGCTCTGCTCCACCAGCTGGACGACGGGCTGGCCGCCGTCGATCAGCTGATCGACCCCGAGACGGGGATCGTGGCACTCGCTTCGCAACTCTCCCTGGGGACCTGGCTCGTCCCCAATCTCGTCGGCAGCTTCCGGCGCACCCACGCCGATGTCCGCTTCGAGCTGCAGCAGGTCAGGGACAACCAGACGACGGCTGTGCTGCAGGACACGCGGCTCGACCTGGAGATCACCACGGTGCGGCCGACCGACCGCACCGTGACGTGGCATCCCCTGCTGACGGAGCCCCTGTGGCTCGCCGTCCCCCAGGAACACGAGCTGGCCACCCGTCGGCACGTCCGGCTCTCCGAGGTCAGCAGGGAACCGTTCCTCATGCTCCGCCGACCGTCCTTGCTGCGTCACCAGACCGAGGAACTATGCGAACAGGCGGGTTTCGAGCCGGCCGTCGCCTTCGAGGGCGAGGACATCCCCACGCTGCGGGGTTTCGTCACCGCCGGACTCGGCGTGGCCGTCGTCCCCGCGCTGCACCTCGGATCGCCGGAGGCACTGACCGGAGTCGTGCACCACCTGCAGATCACCGACGCCGGCGCAGCCAGGGAGATCGGCCTCGGCTGGTCGAGCGAACGCAAGACGCTCCCGTCCGCCGAACTGTTCCGCCAGCACATCATCGACCGCTCCGGAGCCGGTGACCTACCGGCCGTGGCCCCGATGTTCTGA
- a CDS encoding phosphatase PAP2 family protein, translated as MRSTDQAPPPAIVPAAVPMPPSIDAGLRGLTTAADHGVLWFGIAAVGVLAGGRARRAALRGAASLALSSFVANSVVKPLVGRRRPDPDRTQLARRIGKVPWTSSFPSGHSASAAAFATGAALELPLSATVLGPLAAAVAYSRVHVGVHYKSDAIVGTAIGAAIAVAGSRLWPVRPHGAAAMAPGDAPALPAGLGLTIVVNQASGTSDGAQEPLSKMLPQARIAVWDPENEDLSDLLGSDTSALGVAGGDGTVASVAQLAHAEDLPLAVFPYGTLNHFAKAMGISDAEQMAAAVVAGTARQVDVAMINGQVFLNTASIGGYPDLVRRRDRLSKRIGKWPAAGYALYRTLRHQGPMDLDIDGRVVPTWVVFIGNGIYRPRGLAPAWREDLATGVLDVQYLRADRALARTQAVVLSVLGLIERSRVFVVLEKPRLRITALSGPLATAHDGEVTDPVSEVDLSIDRRQLTVYH; from the coding sequence ATGCGATCGACAGATCAGGCTCCCCCGCCGGCCATCGTCCCCGCGGCGGTGCCGATGCCCCCGTCGATCGACGCCGGCCTGCGGGGACTGACCACCGCGGCCGACCACGGGGTGCTGTGGTTCGGCATCGCCGCGGTCGGTGTGCTCGCCGGTGGTCGCGCCCGCCGCGCCGCCCTCCGCGGGGCCGCATCACTGGCGCTGAGCAGCTTCGTGGCCAACAGTGTGGTGAAACCGCTGGTCGGACGCCGCCGGCCGGACCCGGATCGCACCCAACTGGCCCGGCGGATCGGGAAGGTCCCGTGGACCTCGTCCTTCCCCAGCGGACATTCGGCGTCAGCGGCCGCCTTCGCCACCGGCGCCGCCCTGGAACTGCCCCTGTCGGCCACCGTCCTCGGCCCGTTGGCCGCCGCCGTGGCCTACTCACGGGTGCACGTCGGCGTGCACTACAAGTCCGACGCGATCGTGGGAACGGCCATCGGGGCCGCGATCGCGGTGGCCGGTAGCCGCCTGTGGCCGGTGCGCCCGCACGGCGCAGCGGCCATGGCCCCGGGTGATGCACCGGCGCTGCCCGCCGGCCTCGGCCTCACGATCGTGGTCAACCAGGCGTCCGGAACCAGCGACGGCGCCCAGGAACCGCTGTCGAAGATGTTGCCGCAGGCCAGGATCGCGGTCTGGGACCCGGAGAACGAAGACCTCTCGGACCTACTGGGTTCCGACACCAGCGCCCTCGGGGTGGCCGGCGGCGACGGAACGGTGGCCTCGGTCGCACAGTTGGCGCACGCCGAGGACCTGCCCCTTGCGGTGTTCCCGTACGGCACGCTGAACCACTTCGCCAAGGCGATGGGGATCTCCGACGCGGAGCAGATGGCCGCGGCCGTCGTGGCCGGCACGGCCCGGCAGGTCGACGTGGCCATGATCAACGGTCAGGTCTTCCTCAACACGGCCAGCATCGGTGGGTACCCCGATCTGGTGCGGCGGCGTGACCGGCTCAGCAAGCGGATCGGGAAGTGGCCGGCCGCCGGTTACGCGCTGTACCGGACCCTTCGCCACCAGGGCCCGATGGACCTGGACATCGACGGCCGGGTGGTGCCGACCTGGGTGGTCTTCATCGGCAACGGCATCTACCGACCCCGTGGCCTGGCGCCGGCCTGGCGCGAGGACCTGGCCACCGGCGTGCTGGATGTCCAGTACCTCCGCGCCGACCGCGCGCTGGCCAGGACCCAGGCCGTCGTCCTCTCCGTCCTCGGCCTGATCGAGCGCAGCCGGGTGTTCGTGGTGCTGGAGAAGCCGAGACTCCGGATCACCGCGCTGTCCGGCCCTCTCGCGACCGCTCACGACGGCGAGGTCACCGACCCGGTGAGCGAGGTCGACCTGTCGATCGACCGCCGACAGCTGACGGTGTACCACTGA
- a CDS encoding carbonic anhydrase, with amino-acid sequence MSAIDHLLHANENYVATFPGPRPLRPKLALAVIACMDSRMDLFGALGLDIGDAHLMRNAGGLPTEDMLRSLALSQRALGTREVVLIHHTQCGMQGFDDVKFRAELEAESGETPTWNVPGITDLQATMRASLRRVRECRWIPHRDDVRGFIFDIATARMHEVV; translated from the coding sequence ATGTCGGCCATCGACCACCTCCTGCACGCGAACGAGAACTACGTCGCGACCTTCCCCGGACCACGACCCTTGCGACCCAAACTGGCGCTCGCCGTGATCGCCTGCATGGATTCGCGGATGGACCTGTTCGGCGCACTGGGCCTGGACATCGGGGACGCCCACCTGATGCGGAACGCCGGCGGTCTGCCGACCGAGGACATGCTGCGATCGCTCGCCCTGAGCCAACGCGCGCTCGGCACCCGCGAGGTGGTCCTCATCCACCACACCCAGTGCGGCATGCAGGGGTTCGACGACGTGAAGTTCCGGGCCGAACTCGAAGCCGAGTCCGGCGAGACACCCACCTGGAACGTTCCCGGGATCACCGACCTGCAGGCGACGATGCGCGCGTCCCTCCGGCGCGTCCGCGAGTGCAGGTGGATCCCCCACCGCGACGACGTGCGCGGGTTCATCTTC
- a CDS encoding sigma-70 family RNA polymerase sigma factor, translated as MSQSSGMRAGTQDSARELYEVGSAEQRVSPSRAVNGCRLSVDLLLESVAQGDRTAFDELYGQFVTPVSRLVRLLMRDIAMAEEVTQEVFLAVWLGAGRFDRGRGDGGAWILGIARSRAIDRIRSAEATRRRDQHYAVSAVESSVPTPELVVDRLDSTVVREALGVLTAKQRQALLLAFFGGHSYQEVSELLGIPLPTVKSRIRDGLGRLRRHLGEHVRAQQGAHRSA; from the coding sequence GTGAGCCAATCATCGGGGATGCGCGCCGGCACCCAGGATTCTGCCCGCGAGTTGTACGAGGTCGGGTCCGCCGAGCAGCGGGTCAGCCCATCCCGGGCGGTGAACGGTTGCCGGCTGTCCGTCGATCTGCTGCTGGAATCGGTCGCCCAGGGCGATCGCACCGCGTTCGACGAGTTGTACGGACAGTTCGTCACGCCGGTCTCCCGGCTCGTCAGGTTGCTGATGAGGGACATCGCGATGGCCGAGGAAGTCACCCAGGAGGTATTTCTGGCGGTCTGGCTCGGAGCCGGGCGGTTCGACCGCGGCCGCGGTGACGGCGGCGCCTGGATTCTGGGAATCGCCCGGTCGCGGGCCATCGACCGCATCCGGTCTGCCGAAGCCACCCGCCGGCGGGACCAGCACTACGCGGTGAGCGCCGTCGAATCCTCCGTCCCGACACCGGAACTCGTCGTCGACCGGCTCGACAGCACCGTCGTCCGCGAGGCCCTCGGAGTGCTGACCGCCAAGCAGCGGCAGGCCCTGCTGCTGGCCTTCTTCGGGGGGCACAGCTACCAGGAGGTGTCCGAGTTGCTGGGCATTCCGCTGCCGACGGTGAAATCCCGGATCCGGGACGGCCTCGGTCGGCTGCGCCGACACCTCGGGGAGCACGTCCGGGCCCAGCAGGGGGCGCACCGCTCCGCCTAG
- a CDS encoding FAD-binding and (Fe-S)-binding domain-containing protein: MTADLAARLRTELRGAVSDGRRRRAEYSSDAGNYRVVPQVVVEPVDIDDVLATLAVSRETAVPVTSRGGGTSVAGNAVGTGIVIDFARHLNRILDIDTVGRTALVEPGVILSDLQEQLAPLGLRFGPDPSTQTRATLGGMIGNNACGPHALAYGRTADNVEALTVIDGSGREIKAGPGSSRSHAAEQVPGLDVLVDAHLEVIRTELGRFPRQVSGYSLEHLLPERGRNLARALVGTEGTLATTIDATLRLVPISPARMLVVLGYRDMVAAADAVPALLAHHPAAIEGMDARLVDVVRRSRGPSSVPDLPRGGGWLMVEMSGDSIAAATASARSMIRDSAAEDSMVFAPGPAATAIWRIREDGAGLAGRTAQGRQAWPGWEDAAVPPANLGGYLRAFESLMESYGVTGLPYGHFGDGCIHVRIDLPLEDHPERLRQFVFDAAHLVVAHGGSCSGEHGDGRARGELLPIMYSPEVIDLFAAVKALFDPADLLNPGVLVRPRPLDADLRRPHARSLTAQGGFSFGADDGDFTKAVHRCVGVGKCRADDTAAGGFMCPSYLASRDEKDVTRGRARVLQELTNGELIPDFASREVHESLDLCLSCKACASDCPAGVDMAKYKAEVLHRRYRRRLRPISHYSLGWLPRWLSGLDRIPRLGPAMVNGALRSAPLAQIVLRAGGMDPRRQIPRFAPVGFTRWWRRELQRRNVFSPTAARDEAWRGPVLLWADSFTDGLDPGVGRAAATVLTAAGYRVIVPQRKACCGLTWITTGQLTGARRRLLQLLDILGPFAAQGIPIVGLEPSCTAVLRSDLKDLLPDDPRTAVVSAATKTLAEVLTETAGWRPPDLSGTEVLVQPHCHHHAVMGFATDRRLLERSGADVTGIAGCCGLAGNFGMEAGHYDMSLAVAENALLPALRDRAETALVLADGFSCRTQADQLAGVRPIHLAELLARHLPDESG, encoded by the coding sequence ATGACGGCGGATCTCGCAGCGCGTCTGCGGACGGAACTGCGCGGAGCGGTCTCCGATGGTCGACGGCGGCGGGCCGAGTACTCCAGCGATGCCGGCAACTATCGCGTCGTCCCGCAGGTGGTGGTGGAACCGGTCGACATCGATGACGTACTGGCCACCCTCGCGGTCAGCCGGGAGACCGCCGTCCCGGTCACGTCCCGCGGCGGTGGCACCTCGGTGGCCGGCAATGCCGTCGGTACCGGCATCGTCATCGATTTCGCCCGTCACCTGAACCGGATCCTGGACATCGACACGGTCGGCCGCACCGCACTCGTCGAGCCCGGGGTCATCCTGTCGGACCTGCAGGAGCAACTGGCCCCGCTCGGCCTGCGCTTCGGGCCGGATCCGTCCACGCAGACCAGGGCCACCCTCGGCGGGATGATCGGCAACAATGCCTGCGGACCCCACGCCCTTGCCTACGGACGCACGGCGGACAACGTCGAGGCCCTGACCGTCATCGACGGCTCCGGCCGGGAGATCAAGGCCGGCCCTGGCTCGTCGAGAAGTCATGCAGCAGAACAGGTTCCCGGCCTCGATGTTCTCGTGGACGCCCACCTCGAGGTGATCCGGACGGAGTTGGGGCGCTTCCCCCGCCAGGTGTCCGGGTACTCGCTGGAACACCTCCTGCCGGAGCGCGGCCGCAATCTCGCGAGGGCCCTGGTGGGTACCGAGGGCACGCTCGCAACGACGATCGACGCCACCCTGCGACTGGTCCCGATCAGCCCGGCACGGATGCTGGTGGTGCTGGGCTACCGCGACATGGTGGCTGCCGCCGACGCGGTCCCCGCGCTGCTGGCCCATCATCCGGCGGCGATCGAGGGGATGGACGCACGGCTGGTCGACGTCGTCCGGCGGAGCCGGGGGCCGTCGTCGGTCCCCGATCTGCCGCGCGGTGGTGGCTGGTTGATGGTCGAGATGAGTGGCGACAGCATCGCTGCGGCAACGGCTTCCGCGCGATCGATGATCAGGGACTCGGCAGCGGAGGATTCAATGGTCTTCGCGCCCGGTCCGGCGGCGACCGCGATCTGGCGCATCCGTGAGGACGGCGCCGGGCTGGCCGGGCGGACCGCGCAGGGCCGACAGGCGTGGCCGGGCTGGGAGGACGCGGCGGTGCCGCCGGCCAATCTCGGCGGCTACCTGCGCGCATTCGAATCGTTGATGGAGTCCTACGGGGTCACCGGTCTGCCCTACGGCCATTTCGGCGACGGCTGCATCCACGTCCGCATCGACCTACCGCTGGAGGATCATCCAGAAAGGTTGCGGCAGTTCGTCTTCGATGCTGCGCACCTGGTGGTGGCACACGGCGGTTCGTGCTCCGGCGAGCACGGCGACGGACGCGCACGCGGCGAACTGCTACCGATCATGTACTCACCCGAGGTGATCGACCTGTTCGCGGCGGTGAAGGCCTTGTTCGACCCCGCTGATCTGCTCAATCCCGGAGTCCTGGTGCGACCTCGCCCACTGGATGCGGATCTGCGCCGGCCGCACGCGAGATCGCTGACGGCGCAGGGGGGATTCAGTTTCGGGGCAGACGACGGCGACTTCACCAAGGCGGTGCACCGCTGCGTCGGTGTCGGCAAGTGCCGGGCGGACGACACCGCGGCCGGCGGGTTCATGTGCCCGAGCTACCTGGCCTCCCGCGACGAGAAGGACGTCACCCGGGGACGGGCCAGGGTGCTGCAGGAGCTGACCAACGGTGAACTGATCCCCGACTTCGCGAGCCGGGAGGTGCACGAGTCGCTGGACCTCTGCCTGTCGTGCAAGGCCTGTGCGAGCGACTGCCCCGCGGGGGTCGACATGGCGAAGTACAAGGCCGAGGTGCTGCACCGGCGCTACCGGAGGCGGCTGCGTCCGATCAGCCACTACAGCCTGGGCTGGCTCCCGCGGTGGCTGTCGGGGCTCGACCGGATTCCCCGGCTCGGACCGGCGATGGTCAACGGCGCGTTGAGGTCTGCGCCGTTGGCGCAGATCGTGCTGAGGGCCGGCGGGATGGATCCTCGACGGCAGATCCCACGGTTCGCGCCGGTCGGCTTCACTCGCTGGTGGCGGCGAGAACTACAACGCCGCAACGTGTTCAGCCCTACTGCCGCACGGGACGAGGCATGGCGCGGCCCGGTGTTGCTGTGGGCCGACTCGTTCACCGACGGGCTGGACCCGGGGGTCGGGCGCGCCGCTGCGACTGTGCTGACCGCAGCGGGCTATCGGGTGATCGTGCCGCAGCGCAAGGCCTGCTGTGGTCTGACCTGGATCACCACAGGTCAGTTGACCGGTGCCCGCCGGCGCCTGCTACAACTGCTCGACATCCTGGGACCCTTTGCTGCACAAGGTATCCCGATCGTCGGCCTGGAGCCCTCGTGCACGGCGGTGCTGAGATCGGACCTGAAGGACCTGCTGCCGGACGACCCGCGGACCGCGGTGGTGTCGGCGGCGACCAAGACGCTGGCCGAGGTGTTGACCGAAACGGCGGGCTGGCGGCCGCCGGACCTGTCCGGCACGGAGGTCCTGGTGCAGCCGCACTGCCACCATCACGCGGTGATGGGGTTCGCGACCGATCGCCGGCTGCTGGAACGGTCGGGCGCGGACGTCACCGGGATTGCCGGTTGCTGCGGCCTGGCCGGGAATTTCGGTATGGAGGCCGGTCACTACGACATGTCGCTGGCGGTGGCGGAGAACGCACTCCTGCCGGCACTGCGGGACAGGGCCGAGACCGCACTCGTGCTGGCGGACGGCTTCTCGTGTCGGACGCAGGCCGACCAGCTGGCCGGCGTCAGGCCCATCCACCTGGCGGAATTGCTCGCCAGACATCTTCCGGACGAGTCGGGCTGA